Genomic window (Branchiostoma lanceolatum isolate klBraLanc5 chromosome 13, klBraLanc5.hap2, whole genome shotgun sequence):
GGCTCCCCACAATAATGCTCTCCTCTGATCTAAGTGGAGATTTATGAAATAACATGTAGCTTTAATTGAGAGGCCTTCTTTTCCCCTTGTAACTGAGCTGTGGTATGAATGACTGTATGGCTTGTTTCAGTAATAATATCAATCAATCGTTTGTTGGCATCGGGGTCTgatcataatgataatattaTCAGATTGGCCATTAAAAGACTAGTGATGTAATAATAATCCACTTCTTTTCCTTCTGCAGCACTATTATCCTGATCACCCTGTTCTCCCAGTACCTGAGGAATGTGAACATCCCCTGCTGTGGGTACAGTAGAGACTCGGGCTGCCACTGCCATGCAACCTCCTTCCCTCTCTTCAAACTCTTCCCAGTAAGTACCACAGTTACATTCTGTCAGTGAGTACTCTTTTCCAAACAGctgtttttgaaatgaaaattaaaagtgtgtatatcaagaaatatacagatTATGCTCCAtactatttttcttacattttgtgtgttttgttgtcttttaaaacatatttttgttgcataGGTACATGTGGTATATGTATAGCGCGACTACTCGCTACTTGAAAAATCTTCATTTCAGTGAAGATGACTGCTGCTTACATgtatggatgatgatgatgatcatgacatGTAGTACATTCTTGAAGATGCAAAGATGCCGAAGATTTTAATACATAAAccatgaattgtccaacttttCAAGGTGATCATGTCCATGATCCTGGCCTGGATCTTCTGTGCCATCCTGACGGCGGCGAACGTGAGGGGTTTCACCGCCAGGACAGACGACAGGATCGGTGTGCTGCAGCAGGCACCCTGGTTCAGATTCCCCTATCCAGGTACATGGTAGCCTGTCTTTACACAACCTCTCcctggctggggttaatgaccccctctgGTGGTAACCGTTGGGCTGGCccctaggagcgcgatttagtctgACTAGGTTTGTGGGTGCTCAGGGGTGTAGTCAAACTGTAGCAATAGGCAGGAAGTACTTTGttctttgcttgcttgtttgttttgcataaccagtaaactaATGCAGCCTTTAGGTggaacacaccagttttgtacgtaagtacaagctgcgtaaaaCTAGACTGTAATGTTTGATGGACCCCTATGTACTCTTTTTGGTATTGTAGTGACATCTTTAACATGGTCGAGGTGTGGCTGTTCTGAAACACAGGACCTCCGACTTAACATCCCATCTGAGAGAACGTCCCTAGCCAAAGCTAGTACCTGGTACTGACACAATCATTTTCACCTGtccagtgaggaaataggtgttaactTAAGAACGGGAAAGCAGAAAATAGGTACGCAAAACCTGGAAAGTTACAGAGCTTTTCTTGACTTTGTctcaatttctttgttttctgtttgtttgttcgcaGGCCAATGGGGTGTGCCCACTGTCAGCGTTGCGGGGGTGTTTGGCATGTTCTCAGGAGTGCTGTCTTCCATGATCGAGTCTATCGGGGACTACTACGCCTGTGCAAGGCTTTCAGGTAATGTTATAGTTTTGTAGTCTTCCATAAATCCTGGTGTCATGCATTGTACAAACAGATTACAGGGTAAAAATGTGTCAGATTCAGTATGCCACTATCATGTAAGTCTGTAGAATATGCTTGTTAACTTAGATATGGACAGATGAACACACAATGAATTGGAATGTGATAGAAACTTACACATCGCCAATATATAGATATTGGTATTATTGTTATAGGTTGACCTAGGTCATGACCCCATGACGCTAGGGGTCACCTGCCTCGTGTTGCAGccattttgtccgccatctttgttcctTGATTTTGGTTACCATTAAAGTGTGCTCGGTTCGCACTCTGAAAGTTACCACCCAAGAGTTGTCCTTTGCTGTCCAAGTTGACGCATGATATACCGGTAGTATATTAATTTCAGTCTAGAGCTTtgtaaagcatgatgcttctCTGTCGTCAAGAACTGTAACATCAACAGAAATCTTAAAAACAACATCTGGATTGTCAACAAGAAAACAGGTGGCGCGGGTAACACCTGTAAGAAAATACTGCTAGTGATAGCATGCTAGTAttctttttggcaacacctcaggacAGAGCCAAAAGTCTCTTTGACTCCCTTACGTGTACATCATATGGGATGTCTCCCCTCTACaggtgccccccctcccccgaccCATGCCATCAACAGGGGAATCGGTATGGaagggatcgggtgtattctGGCAGGAGCCTGGGGCTCCGGAAATGGCACAACGTCGTACAGTGAGAACGTTGGGGCCATCGGCATCACTAAGGTAAAATGTTTTAACCAAACTCAAGTGATGGAAAAAAGCATGTACGTCAGCTTTTGAAAGCAATCTTTAACCCTTGTAGTCAGGGTCAATAATACTGGCCCTAATCATACTAGTTCATTTGCCTCATTTAGCAATTGTTTTGCTTACTTGCTTGTGTTGAGCCTCTCATGCCTGACATACATCAGGAtattggtattttcaacatcatatcacagagtgtgaaatacaggaagccTGTTTGAATTTCATCGCtcagatcaaaaattttatgtccctttctAGCGGTCaacccaaaaaaaggctagggtttaCAGGCTTTTGCTACTTGGTCAGTCGGGTAactggaaacaaaaaaaaatttctaggccagaaccaataggtccagGGTTcaatgctcaccatgccccgacattgtgcctttgggaaaggcacttaacacaacctTCCGATGGAGTGAcgccgagcctcttcggctaatctgtctagATCTAAAAGTGtcccaaaaaacacactacagatTTGGTGGCCGATGTGCCAACGTGTAGCACATTTGTCACCAAGAACCGtacagtttttttaaatgtcttttattCCACAGGTGGCCAGTAGGAGAGTGGTCCAGGCTGGTGCCGTCCTGGCTATCCTCCTCGGCATGCTGGGAAAATTTGGCGCCCTGTTCACCACTATCCCGGACCCGATCGTAGGCGGGATGTTCTGCGTGATGTTTGGAATGATCACGGCCATCGGGGTCTCCAATCTACAGTTCGTTGACCTCAACTCTTCCCGGAACCTTTTCGTGTTCGGTTTCTCCGTTCTGCTGGGCCTGGCCTTGCCGTATTGGCTCAACACGTATCCTGGAAGTATTGACACAAGTAAGTCTGCCTACATCctgtgcagggctgtctccagcttactaatttttttccatcccactcattgtttggtagCCCATACATATGTGTATATACTATTTCCGTTGTTAAATATGTCATTTGATGTTCAGATCTTTTGgacagatggggtgaaattttctttgtttagttttttctttatgttttttttagtcATGCTACATGTGCAAGCAACGATTGATAACATTGCCTTTTGTATTTAAGACAGAcaaaacatgtaaaatgtaagaCAAATATGTTTCTTTACCCAGCTGTACCTGAGCTGAACCAGATCATCACTGTCCTGTTGACCACCAGCATGTTTGTGGGAGGCTTCACTGCGTTTATCCTGGACAACACTGTCCCAGGTATATGGCAGCTTCATTCAGGTTCAGTACAAGATCAGTACTACTaaactactactactgtcagtCCAGTACATGTCATTCAGGTTCAGTAAAAGATCAGTACTACTAAACTACTTCTACTGTCAGTCCAGTACATGTCATTCAGGTTCAGTAAAAGATCAGTACTACCAATTAAACTACTGCACCATTGTCAGTCAGTCCAGTACATGTCATTCAGGTTCAGTAAAAGATCAGTACTACTAATTAAACTACTGCACTACTGTCAGTCAGTCCAGTACATGTCATTCAGGTTCAGTACAAGATCCATACTACAGTACAAAACTACTACTAACTGTCAGTCTGATACAATTGTCATTCAGTTTCAGTAACAAGACTTGCATTACTACTTAACAACTACTACTGAAGTGCTTCACTACTGAATTTGTATACTTTCCAAATGGCAAACTGGAAAACATTATAATTATCTGTAAACAGGAACTGCAGAGGAGAGGGGTCTGCTTCACTGGAACAAAGAATCCGGGAGCAATGCGGAAATGACGTTGGAACAACGGGAAGCGCTAAAGGTGTACGATCTACCGTTCGGCATGAACCTCATCCGCCGCGCCAACTGTACGCGCTATGTCCCCTTCTGTCCAACGTTCCTTCAACCACCAATCACAGGACAGCAAGGGGAGGGCGTGTCAGCTGGAAACGACACAACGCAAACCACCTCTTTCTAAGGGTTCAAGCTATTGCTGCTATCAAAAGCAATTTAGAAGCTAAAACTTATATACATGttcatattttcaatttttactTTACGTGAATTTTCAGTGGTATTTTTAGTAGAGAGGGTGATTTTCTTCAATCGTAGCTACAAGTTGGCAATTAACTACAAGTCACTTGAGAGTTTTATGCATAATCATGTTTATGTGTGCTGTCTTGTACTACAAGAGAAAGAAACATTCCAAAATCTGAATTTAAGATTTTATATtctaactactagtatcttacATTCCACTGACCAAGGCTAGTAATACACTCAGGGTGAAGAGAGGCTATGAAAATACATTGATAACTGTATTGTTGAGTAAATTGCTGcttaactacatttgtacatgtagataaaattCTTACTAAAGTACCAGGCATTCATACATTTCCTCCATTTTTCTACTTTGTACTTAATcatcaaaattgtattttttgatTTACCAAAATATGCTTATAGCTTATATGTATGtcaatatttctgttttaaACACTTTGTTCCGGTTGGAATGCATTCTGAAATGACAATTAGAAAGTTGTGACATTAAGTATTTTAATCTTTAATCTTTATTAAGTATATTTTATTtatccttccttccatccactTCTGCAGTATATTGTAATAAACCATATCTTGATAACCACTACAGTACATTATGTAGGTGTAAGAAAACCATCATTGTTATAAAACCACTACAGTAATGTGTCTTCATCTCTTAATGACTTCTGTACTGCTGACACTATGGTACTGACTTCTGCCATGGCTCCTAACCCGGTGTCTCCACACGGCAGTGTCTTAACCACTACAGTATGTttatgaaggttacacatccatGTTAGAAAACCCCTACAGTAATGTGTCGACATCTCTTAATGACTTCTGCACTGCTGCCACTATGGTACTGACTTCTGCCATGGCTCCTAACCCGGAGTCCCCACACACGAGTGTCTTCTCCACACAAGGCACTTCTATGTACCCAAACCCCTTCAACACATCTATGTGTCTCTGTGTAAGAGGGTGGTTCCACATGTGAGTGTTCATAGCGGGACAGAACAGGAGAGGTCTGGTCAGGTCCCAGCAGCGGACGACACATGTCAGTAGGTTGTCGCACAgtccggccgccatcttggccaGCGTGTTGGCATCTAGCGGAGCGATGACAAAGATGTCGGCCCAACGTCGCAGCTCAATGTGGAGGACTGGGTCTTCCCTCTAGATGGAAGGAGAAATTCACTGATGATATCTCATACATCTAATTTTGTACATACATCTGCTAAGATGTTGTCCAAATAATCCTTTTATCAACTGTAAACTACCTTGCAATTCAGCCCTCTAGTATGGCTGCCAGAAACCCaacacacctttcgaaaaagagtaggggcatgccccggtgtgcgaaggtccaaatccttctgtctggagttggtgattcactacaaatcacacGGATGGGGGCCTGGTGAACCTCCATCTCATATTAGCCATACAGTGATTTACGCATTCCCGTCATGTATCAGGCAGCGAAAGGGTATGTAACCCCGTAAGGGGGcagtataaccccgacggtgcataagcacgtcgactgatgatgatgatgatagctgCCAGGAGGCATGTAAGCTTTGTTGCTTAAATGAACCAATAaacagtctactactactaaaaATGAGACTTACTTAGTAAAAGATAACAATAACTTCAGCAGGTAGTTCAACAATATTTGGTACCTCTCTATATagatataactacatgtacttgtattgaACATCCGTATCACTTCACAGTTTCAAAGTATGCATGAGTTGTGTCATGAATTGTGGTCTGATGTCACAGCTAAAGGTCCGAGCTATAGCATATCATTATGGATAGAGACTGGCAAGGGGTCTTCATTAAACTTTTACCGCTGCATATGAGCATTTGGAACTGCGAACTGGCTTACTGCCAGAGTCTCTACTGTACAGGTTTTTCATATGCGGAGGACactatatacacatgtaatatACATTCAAGCAAaaatactaatctccaagcagatctacagtggCTATAAGcataagaccgtatccaactggcaaagggaCTTTGAGCCTCATGGCCATATTAACAGCAGTAGGAATGTCTGCGCTGCTAATCTTTTTATGAGAGATTTCTGGGACAAACAAGGTGGGGCACAGACACcattattgaatagaaatgctccttCCTGTTTGAGTGCATGCAGATCTTgggtggctatgaaaactccctTTACCAGTTGGATAAGGTCTTATAGCCACCATAGATCTGCGTGGAGATTTACATTACACTACATTACCTTCTGCCATCGCCACTCATCCTGATCTCGGTGCACTGGAACCTGTAACTCCTCAGGCTGGAAGAAATGTGTGGCGCGGTCCGTCGTCACAACCTGCACCTGGGCGAGAGTTGGGTTCAAGTTTAAATTGTTGTTACATATAGCATAGCATTAACGACTTACGGAAATGATTTGGTATTTGTAGATCTCTAAAACTAGATCATCCTTCCCAGAAGTTCCCACcgttactctactctactctagtatGACCGCATACAAGTTCCTTTGCAAAATCAGaagtttgcccccctccccctcaagACGATTTTACAGGTCAAATACGGCTGTCATTCTCTTTGAAAAGAACCACCGCCATGACGTTCTGTACCTCAACATCTAGTCCTTCCGACTTCTGTAACTCCTGTACGATCAGAGGCACTTTTATGGCCGCTACGCTCCCTGTAACTCCGATCAGAACGTTCTTCCTCTTCAAGCTTGCCGCCATGTTTCCTCAGTACAGAGTTGAAAGGTCAAAGATCAAGTTCTTAGCCTGGTGAcccaacaatttttttctcgCCGTTGGACGAGTGAAGACGATTTCACCGAGATTTTGCCACATATAAACTTGATTTTAAGAATGACGTCCTCTGTACATAAAACCGATGCAAAAACGTTCAAGATGTTGGTGAATATGCAAGGTGaatatgatgtaacgttatacaagaATGCAGGTGGCGCTTCGAAAGCTAAAGGCGGACATGGTGCACCCTCCTATtaaaaagcaggacccctatcgctcgattcgttttAGACGTATGAAAAGATGATCAAGACTGGACCTAGGTGGAAAACTTTTGACTGGATGTGGATCTAAGCCGAATTCTTTGTATATCTTCACATTTTACAAGTTGAGACTACCCTATgatagcctaatctgcagtaccgctcccgaccGCCTCCAGAAAAGTGgctaaaacgaccgtcaaattgctaAATTTCTGTCCTTTCAGGCTTACAAAGGAGTTTGAATTTTTCAGGCTTTTGAGTATCTATATTTTGTGTAGGAATACTGGCAATACAGTCACGGTGACAAAACTGCCCCTTTCCAATACCAGCATTACTCAAGAGACAACAAACAATACATTCTGTAGCCAATGGTAGCGTTTGGAAGTAAAACTAAATTGTCTacctggagtttttgcaaaatctGATAGGTGACGCTGCAACTCCATGTGTTGCCGTTTCACAACAACTAAACatcagaccaaggacattacatataatgtccttgatcagaCAGAGACCCGAGccgtacgaagcagaaacagtgtcaaaaagatcgtatacgttttttgaaatggaataggtatgtaatttagaatggaatatgcgtttttcaaatcgaataggtatgtaatttagaatggaatatgtgtttttcaaatcgaataggtatgtaaataaacatggaatatgtgtttttcaaatcgaatatacATGTGGtgctattatttttgaaagttggtattgttttaaaatctggtactatacgattccaaaataccatacgatttctgtttgctatatcatttctgtttgctatatcatttctgtttgtacTCCGGAAATGACGCGTTCCGCTCCGGAAGTAGGGTAGGGCATACATCGGACAAGTTCGTGGTCTCCCACGATGTTGCCGGCCATTTGCTCCGGGTAAGTTGTGTTCGTCTTTGGCGAAATACGCCAATATTAACGCACGCCACGTGTTGTCAGTGTcgctgtggacacttggaccACATATCGGCCAGTTATGGTTGGTAGTGACCGTCATTTTGTCGACAATCGCCAACATTGACTCGGGAACTTTACGTCTgacagtgtgggggaggggggcgtgttttcgtgtaccaatatataacgttagcgaAATTCCACCGGCGAATCTTTACGAAAAGAGATTAAATATAGAAATTATGGGTAGAAAGTCAACACAAGTTGCTGCTTTTCGGACAATTTTTAATGACAAGATTAACCTTGATTACCCTCAACTTTGGGGTTGATAAGCTTGCCGCAAACCGggcgttttgtgtatttacgacagaagggtaaaagggcgagtccagaatggatgtgtcaaaTTAGGGCGTCAAATTAAGGTCCCACAACACAGTACGCAGACTTTGTGTGGATAAAATAGTGCTAAAATCATTGTAAAATTCTTCTAAATTCTAGAATAAATACCAGTGGTTGGCAACTTGGGCTACATGTTATGCTATTATCATGCCCTATTCTTATACCTACCAATTTTAGACTAGCTCCTTAGtctagttgccatacattgtacctgttatgattgtcaagcaataaaatgttatgttttgt
Coding sequences:
- the LOC136446722 gene encoding solute carrier family 23 member 1-like isoform X2 — its product is MDHKTGTHGLAKVKDVENQGEPTPQKKALDIAYGIEDVPPWYLCILLGFQHYLTMFGSTIAVPLLLSPALCIGDDNLAKSKLISTIFFVSGICTLLQTILGVRLPIVQGATFSFLAPTFAILSLPQWKCPAPGNTTFGLNGTQNFTGEPANNDEVWMVRVREIQGAIMVAAIFQVFLGFSGIMGLLMRFIGPLVIAPTITLVGLALFTAAADFAGRHWGIAALTIILITLFSQYLRNVNIPCCGYSRDSGCHCHATSFPLFKLFPVIMSMILAWIFCAILTAANVRGFTARTDDRIGVLQQAPWFRFPYPGQWGVPTVSVAGVFGMFSGVLSSMIESIGDYYACARLSGAPPPPTHAINRGIGMEGIGCILAGAWGSGNGTTSYSENVGAIGITKVASRRVVQAGAVLAILLGMLGKFGALFTTIPDPIVGGMFCVMFGMITAIGVSNLQFVDLNSSRNLFVFGFSVLLGLALPYWLNTYPGSIDTTVPELNQIITVLLTTSMFVGGFTAFILDNTVPGTAEERGLLHWNKESGSNAEMTLEQREALKVYDLPFGMNLIRRANCTRYVPFCPTFLQPPITGQQGEGVSAGNDTTQTTSF
- the LOC136446722 gene encoding solute carrier family 23 member 1-like isoform X3, translating into MDHKTGTHGLAKDVENQGEPTPQKKALDIAYGIEDVPPWYLCILLGFQHYLTMFGSTIAVPLLLSPALCIGDDNLAKSKLISTIFFVSGICTLLQTILGVRLPIVQGATFSFLAPTFAILSLPQWKCPAPGNTTFGLNGTQNFTGEPANNDEVWMVRVREIQGAIMVAAIFQVFLGFSGIMGLLMRFIGPLVIAPTITLVGLALFTAAADFAGRHWGIAALTIILITLFSQYLRNVNIPCCGYSRDSGCHCHATSFPLFKLFPVIMSMILAWIFCAILTAANVRGFTARTDDRIGVLQQAPWFRFPYPGQWGVPTVSVAGVFGMFSGVLSSMIESIGDYYACARLSGAPPPPTHAINRGIGMEGIGCILAGAWGSGNGTTSYSENVGAIGITKVASRRVVQAGAVLAILLGMLGKFGALFTTIPDPIVGGMFCVMFGMITAIGVSNLQFVDLNSSRNLFVFGFSVLLGLALPYWLNTYPGSIDTTVPELNQIITVLLTTSMFVGGFTAFILDNTVPGTAEERGLLHWNKESGSNAEMTLEQREALKVYDLPFGMNLIRRANCTRYVPFCPTFLQPPITGQQGEGVSAGNDTTQTTSF
- the LOC136446722 gene encoding solute carrier family 23 member 1-like isoform X1, which produces MQSYVSDRETVKEEDLDLEILSDVENQGEPTPQKKALDIAYGIEDVPPWYLCILLGFQHYLTMFGSTIAVPLLLSPALCIGDDNLAKSKLISTIFFVSGICTLLQTILGVRLPIVQGATFSFLAPTFAILSLPQWKCPAPGNTTFGLNGTQNFTGEPANNDEVWMVRVREIQGAIMVAAIFQVFLGFSGIMGLLMRFIGPLVIAPTITLVGLALFTAAADFAGRHWGIAALTIILITLFSQYLRNVNIPCCGYSRDSGCHCHATSFPLFKLFPVIMSMILAWIFCAILTAANVRGFTARTDDRIGVLQQAPWFRFPYPGQWGVPTVSVAGVFGMFSGVLSSMIESIGDYYACARLSGAPPPPTHAINRGIGMEGIGCILAGAWGSGNGTTSYSENVGAIGITKVASRRVVQAGAVLAILLGMLGKFGALFTTIPDPIVGGMFCVMFGMITAIGVSNLQFVDLNSSRNLFVFGFSVLLGLALPYWLNTYPGSIDTTVPELNQIITVLLTTSMFVGGFTAFILDNTVPGTAEERGLLHWNKESGSNAEMTLEQREALKVYDLPFGMNLIRRANCTRYVPFCPTFLQPPITGQQGEGVSAGNDTTQTTSF
- the LOC136446725 gene encoding phosphopantothenoylcysteine decarboxylase-like, producing MAASLKRKNVLIGVTGSVAAIKVPLIVQELQKSEGLDVEVQVVTTDRATHFFQPEELQVPVHRDQDEWRWQKREDPVLHIELRRWADIFVIAPLDANTLAKMAAGLCDNLLTCVVRCWDLTRPLLFCPAMNTHMWNHPLTQRHIDVLKGFGYIEVPCVEKTLVCGDSGLGAMAEVSTIVAAVQKSLRDVDTLL